One genomic segment of Bradyrhizobium diazoefficiens includes these proteins:
- a CDS encoding PrsW family glutamic-type intramembrane protease, with product MYLIEALPTVIGTAAIAPALLMLWLVIAAEERPGPPAQVWTAFLLGAASISLLGLVRAPFVKMVAAPDNPWAMLAMHSVFGVALPEEAVKVIAIVLVSSTKRRTFANPMDSVVYGAAVGLGFAAYENLAYLVQHAEMWRSLAALRSVLTVPFHGALGIIAGAYLTMARAGTALGANRHHRDWARLSSRLLIFAGPLALHSAFDFPLLTLQRMPDLDPTLRMWLGGASLLIGFSSIAFAIRLVRRVARHHAPRTNIARERLSQLRRMWALLLAGGGVGFLGLAFVLTSIHHWLINPERNLTLALIPIGLVSILLGLALLVVTTAIYVLGRNRIRTSGEGFSSAHGGG from the coding sequence ATGTACCTGATTGAAGCGTTACCCACCGTCATCGGAACGGCCGCCATCGCCCCGGCGCTGCTGATGCTTTGGCTCGTCATTGCCGCCGAGGAGCGGCCGGGACCGCCGGCCCAGGTCTGGACCGCGTTCCTGCTTGGCGCGGCCAGCATCTCATTGCTCGGCCTTGTCCGTGCGCCCTTCGTCAAGATGGTCGCGGCCCCCGACAATCCCTGGGCGATGCTGGCCATGCATTCGGTGTTCGGCGTGGCGCTGCCCGAGGAAGCCGTCAAGGTCATCGCCATCGTGCTGGTCTCCTCGACCAAGCGGCGGACCTTTGCCAATCCGATGGACAGTGTGGTCTATGGCGCCGCGGTCGGCCTCGGCTTCGCCGCCTACGAGAACCTCGCCTATCTCGTCCAGCATGCTGAGATGTGGCGCTCGCTCGCTGCCTTGCGGAGCGTGCTGACGGTGCCGTTCCACGGTGCACTCGGCATCATCGCCGGCGCCTATCTGACGATGGCACGCGCCGGCACGGCGCTGGGCGCGAACCGTCATCATCGCGACTGGGCCCGCCTCTCCAGCCGCCTGCTGATCTTCGCCGGGCCCCTGGCGCTGCATTCGGCCTTCGACTTCCCGCTGCTCACCCTCCAGCGCATGCCGGATCTCGATCCAACCTTGCGGATGTGGCTGGGCGGCGCCAGCCTGCTGATCGGCTTCAGCTCGATCGCCTTCGCCATTCGCCTCGTCCGCCGCGTCGCGCGCCACCACGCGCCCCGTACCAATATCGCGCGGGAACGGCTCAGCCAGCTGCGGCGGATGTGGGCGCTGCTGCTCGCCGGCGGCGGTGTCGGCTTCCTCGGCCTCGCCTTCGTGCTGACCTCGATCCACCACTGGCTGATCAACCCCGAGCGCAATTTGACGCTGGCGCTGATCCCGATCGGCCTCGTCTCCATCCTGCTCGGCCTTGCGCTTCTGGTTGTCACAACGGCAATCTACGTTCTCGGCCGCAACCGCATCCGCACCAGCGGCGAAGGTTTTTCGTCGGCGCATGGCGGCGGTTGA
- a CDS encoding HdeD family acid-resistance protein, with amino-acid sequence MPSPEDFSRLQSTMSQTVKAHWKAFLFEGILLAVLGIAALILPPLASLAIAILLGWMFLISGIGGLIVTYWARSTPGFWWSLISAALAVLAGMLLLARPMQAVLTLTIVLGAYFLAEGVATIMYALEHRRELSGRWSWLLIAGLVDMAISFMVITGLPSSAEWAIGILVAINLLFGGATLIGMALAARNSNT; translated from the coding sequence ATGCCATCGCCCGAGGATTTTTCAAGGCTGCAATCCACCATGAGCCAAACGGTGAAGGCGCATTGGAAGGCCTTCCTGTTCGAAGGCATCTTGCTGGCCGTGCTCGGTATCGCGGCGCTGATCCTGCCGCCGCTCGCGAGCCTTGCGATCGCGATCCTTCTCGGCTGGATGTTCCTGATCAGCGGCATCGGCGGGCTGATCGTGACCTACTGGGCGCGCAGCACGCCGGGCTTCTGGTGGTCGCTGATCTCGGCAGCGCTCGCGGTGCTCGCCGGCATGCTGCTGCTGGCGCGGCCGATGCAGGCGGTGCTGACGCTGACCATCGTGCTCGGCGCCTATTTCCTGGCCGAGGGCGTTGCCACCATCATGTATGCGCTGGAGCACCGCCGCGAGCTGAGCGGCCGCTGGTCGTGGCTCCTGATCGCGGGCCTCGTCGACATGGCAATCTCGTTCATGGTGATCACCGGGCTGCCGAGCTCGGCGGAATGGGCGATCGGCATCCTCGTCGCGATCAATTTGCTGTTCGGCGGCGCCACCCTGATCGGCATGGCGCTGGCGGCACGCAATAGCAACACCTGA